The Desulfomicrobium orale DSM 12838 genome includes a window with the following:
- the rimP gene encoding ribosome maturation factor RimP, giving the protein MDKNEIHTRLTDILSPLCQARGLEIWGVEILSGSGGGRRVVRVYIDSPQGVSIDECEDVSRHLSLALDVEDLIPGAYTLEVSSPGLERLFFSPEQLRPYTGRTVRVRLRVPLEGRKNFQGSLTSVDPPLFTLSDGDAAFELNWDHVSKASLVYEHRDRTKPGKR; this is encoded by the coding sequence ATGGACAAGAACGAAATTCATACCCGCCTGACGGACATCCTCTCTCCCCTGTGCCAGGCCCGCGGCCTGGAGATCTGGGGCGTGGAGATTCTCTCGGGTTCGGGCGGCGGACGCAGGGTCGTGCGCGTGTACATCGACTCTCCTCAGGGCGTGAGCATCGACGAGTGCGAAGACGTGAGCCGCCACCTGAGCCTCGCTCTGGACGTGGAGGATCTCATCCCCGGCGCGTACACGCTGGAAGTGTCCTCGCCCGGCCTGGAACGCCTGTTCTTTTCGCCGGAACAGCTGCGTCCCTACACGGGACGGACTGTACGCGTCCGTCTGCGCGTTCCGCTCGAAGGCAGAAAAAATTTCCAGGGGAGCCTGACTTCCGTCGACCCGCCCCTGTTCACCCTCTCCGACGGCGATGCGGCTTTCGAACTGAACTGGGACCATGTGAGCAAAGCAAGCCTCGTCTACGAACACCGCGACCGGACCAAACCCGGGAAGCGCTGA
- a CDS encoding rod-binding protein: MNEIAENGLSSSVRNLSDRLRGLRSGPQGLKEQDEARLRKVCQDFEAVFIGQIWKQMRSSVPKEGMLHSKEEESYLSMFDQELSLKMARSGGLGLADMLHANLSERLLDASKDTVSTAPMNPLQVPSASARTDSAVAAPDGRTVAAATAQHQAEMLARSIEWAHNPGLGEKQDTAGDLEEALRMVRMDAGEEG; the protein is encoded by the coding sequence ATGAACGAAATTGCCGAAAATGGACTGAGTTCGTCCGTCCGGAACCTGTCGGACCGGCTGCGGGGACTGCGTTCGGGGCCGCAGGGCTTAAAGGAGCAGGACGAGGCCCGGCTCAGAAAGGTCTGCCAGGACTTCGAGGCCGTGTTCATCGGCCAGATATGGAAGCAGATGCGTTCCTCCGTGCCCAAGGAGGGGATGCTGCATTCCAAGGAAGAGGAAAGCTACCTGTCCATGTTCGACCAGGAACTGTCTCTGAAGATGGCCAGAAGCGGCGGCCTCGGGCTTGCGGACATGCTGCATGCCAATCTTTCGGAGCGGCTGCTCGATGCCAGCAAGGATACTGTTTCCACCGCGCCCATGAATCCTCTGCAGGTACCCTCCGCGTCCGCCCGGACGGATTCCGCCGTTGCGGCGCCGGACGGCCGGACCGTGGCCGCCGCAACGGCCCAGCACCAGGCCGAGATGCTGGCCCGCAGCATCGAGTGGGCGCACAATCCGGGCCTGGGAGAAAAGCAGGACACCGCCGGGGATCTGGAAGAGGCGCTGCGGATGGTGCGGATGGACGCGGGAGAGGAAGGCTGA
- the nusA gene encoding transcription termination factor NusA, producing MNLELKKAIDQISKDKGIDRDMLIDTLEEAIRASVAKKYGDKMDIEVNFNEETGDIEVYQFKVVVDEVEDPDTEILMDEARVHDPEVELDDAVGFRLQVEDLGRIAAQSAKQVIIQRMRDAEQEIIYEEYKNRTGEIVSGIIQRRDRSGWIINLGRTEALLPKDRQIPRERFRQGDRVEGLIIEVRKEGRGPQIIITRSDPEYMTALFRREVPEVADGTVNIMGVARDPGLRAKVTVLSQDSNVDPVGACVGVRGSRIHNIVQELRGERIDIVLWSPDIATYAANALSPARVSKIAIDDAEKSLEVVVPEDQLTPAIGKKGQNVKLAAKLLGWKIDIFTNSRYNKLNKDRQLLEQLASAVQVPMADFVEAGFDTLESIAERTNEELLDIQGISEENIGTLRAALNLLISQNPQTDDEPEESGADYDEV from the coding sequence ATGAACCTGGAACTCAAGAAAGCCATCGACCAGATCAGCAAGGACAAGGGCATTGACCGCGACATGCTGATCGATACCCTGGAGGAAGCCATCCGTGCTTCCGTGGCCAAGAAATACGGCGACAAAATGGATATCGAGGTCAACTTCAACGAGGAAACGGGCGATATCGAGGTCTACCAGTTCAAGGTGGTGGTGGACGAGGTGGAAGACCCCGACACCGAGATTCTGATGGACGAAGCCCGCGTCCACGATCCCGAAGTGGAGCTGGACGACGCCGTGGGTTTTCGCCTTCAGGTGGAGGATCTGGGCCGCATCGCCGCCCAGAGCGCTAAACAGGTCATCATCCAGCGCATGCGCGACGCCGAGCAGGAAATCATCTACGAGGAATACAAGAACCGTACGGGCGAGATCGTCAGCGGCATCATCCAGCGCCGGGACCGCTCGGGCTGGATCATCAATCTCGGCCGCACCGAGGCCCTGCTGCCCAAGGACAGACAGATCCCCCGCGAACGCTTCCGCCAGGGCGACCGCGTGGAAGGACTCATCATCGAGGTCCGCAAGGAAGGCCGGGGGCCGCAGATCATCATCACCCGCTCCGACCCCGAATACATGACGGCCCTGTTCCGCCGGGAAGTGCCCGAGGTGGCCGACGGCACAGTGAACATCATGGGCGTCGCCCGCGATCCGGGCCTCAGAGCCAAGGTCACGGTGCTGTCCCAGGATTCCAACGTCGACCCCGTGGGTGCGTGCGTGGGCGTGCGCGGCTCGCGCATTCACAATATCGTGCAGGAACTGCGCGGCGAACGCATCGACATCGTCCTCTGGAGTCCGGACATCGCCACCTATGCGGCCAACGCCCTCTCGCCGGCCAGGGTATCCAAGATCGCCATTGACGATGCGGAGAAATCCCTGGAAGTGGTGGTTCCCGAAGACCAGCTGACCCCGGCCATCGGCAAAAAAGGCCAGAACGTGAAGCTGGCGGCCAAGCTTCTGGGCTGGAAAATCGATATTTTCACCAACAGCCGCTATAATAAGCTGAACAAGGATCGTCAGTTGCTGGAACAGCTGGCCAGTGCGGTCCAGGTGCCCATGGCGGATTTCGTCGAGGCCGGGTTCGACACGCTGGAATCCATAGCCGAGCGCACCAACGAGGAACTGCTGGATATTCAGGGCATCAGCGAGGAAAACATCGGCACCCTGCGCGCCGCATTGAACCTTCTGATCAGCCAGAATCCGCAAACCGATGACGAACCCGAAGAATCCGGCGCCGATTACGACGAGGTCTGA
- a CDS encoding flagellar basal body P-ring protein FlgI, with the protein MAAPVLCCALFFASLTPALGVRLKDIATFGGVRTNDLVGYGLVVGLPGTGDKGGSQFTVQSMTNMLESMGVKVDRAALKPKNVAAVMVTARMPASARPGSRLDVTVSSVGDAASLMGGVLLLTPLKGVDGNVYALSQGPLAVGGFSAGGEAASATKNVSTVARIPNGAVVERGVPFAFNEQRDVTITLGVEDFSTAKQVMDSLNRALGGTFAHAQDASTVKLAVPPSHQGDIVSLMASLENLEVRPQMRAKVVVDEKTGTVVLGSDVTLSRVAVSHGNLNVVVSERPEVSQPGPFSQGQTVVTPATQVGVREEQRRLVLMDGASIQELVDGLNAIGATPRDLISILRVMKAAGALHADLEVL; encoded by the coding sequence ATGGCCGCGCCGGTTCTGTGCTGCGCGCTTTTTTTCGCCTCGCTGACGCCCGCTCTGGGCGTGCGCTTGAAAGACATCGCCACCTTCGGGGGCGTGCGCACCAACGATCTGGTCGGTTACGGCCTGGTGGTGGGCCTGCCCGGAACCGGAGACAAGGGCGGTTCCCAGTTCACGGTGCAGTCCATGACCAACATGCTGGAGAGCATGGGCGTAAAGGTGGACCGCGCGGCTCTGAAACCCAAGAATGTGGCCGCGGTCATGGTCACGGCCAGGATGCCGGCCTCGGCCCGGCCGGGTTCGCGGCTGGACGTCACGGTGTCTTCCGTCGGTGACGCGGCGTCCCTTATGGGCGGCGTATTGCTGCTCACGCCCCTCAAGGGCGTGGACGGCAATGTCTATGCCCTGTCTCAGGGGCCGCTGGCCGTGGGCGGGTTTTCCGCCGGAGGGGAGGCTGCCTCGGCCACCAAGAACGTGAGCACCGTGGCCCGGATTCCGAACGGAGCCGTGGTGGAGCGCGGCGTGCCCTTTGCCTTCAACGAGCAGCGGGACGTGACCATCACCCTGGGCGTGGAAGACTTTTCCACGGCCAAGCAGGTCATGGACAGCCTGAACCGGGCTCTGGGCGGAACCTTCGCCCACGCGCAGGATGCCTCCACGGTGAAGCTGGCCGTGCCGCCCAGCCATCAGGGAGACATCGTGTCCCTCATGGCCTCTCTGGAGAATCTCGAAGTGCGGCCCCAGATGCGGGCCAAGGTCGTGGTGGATGAAAAAACGGGCACCGTGGTGCTGGGCTCCGACGTGACCCTGTCCCGTGTGGCGGTTTCCCACGGCAATCTGAACGTGGTTGTTTCGGAACGGCCCGAGGTATCCCAGCCCGGTCCCTTCAGCCAGGGGCAGACCGTGGTCACGCCGGCCACTCAGGTCGGCGTGCGCGAAGAACAGAGGCGGCTGGTGCTCATGGACGGAGCGTCCATTCAGGAGCTGGTGGACGGCCTGAACGCCATCGGCGCCACGCCCCGGGATCTGATTTCCATCCTGCGGGTCATGAAGGCGGCCGGTGCGCTGCATGCGGATCTCGAAGTGCTGTGA
- the flgN gene encoding flagellar export chaperone FlgN, whose protein sequence is MNRIILHSLARQARGSELLCTLLREEYSLLREGRPDQVAGLEISTQELIRQLVREREFLIRRLGMEGFSRLAEYLDGLPGEARQAADTWVERIVLHEQESARQASVNAELAMALWEQSGQLLSQFQKRVAPAERNTYTARGIWNNRPASAALVSGRF, encoded by the coding sequence ATGAATCGGATTATTCTGCACAGTCTCGCTCGTCAGGCCAGGGGTTCGGAGCTTCTCTGCACGCTTCTGCGCGAGGAATATTCCCTCCTTCGGGAAGGGCGGCCGGACCAGGTGGCCGGTCTGGAAATTTCCACTCAGGAGCTGATCCGGCAGCTGGTGCGCGAACGGGAGTTTCTGATCCGCCGTCTCGGGATGGAAGGTTTTTCCCGCCTGGCCGAGTATCTGGACGGCCTGCCCGGCGAGGCCCGGCAGGCGGCGGACACATGGGTGGAACGCATCGTCCTGCACGAGCAGGAAAGCGCCCGGCAGGCTTCCGTCAATGCGGAGCTGGCCATGGCCCTGTGGGAGCAGAGCGGCCAGCTGCTCTCCCAGTTCCAGAAACGGGTCGCGCCCGCGGAACGCAACACCTACACCGCCCGCGGCATCTGGAACAACCGTCCGGCCTCGGCGGCCCTGGTGAGCGGGAGGTTCTAG
- the flgG gene encoding flagellar basal-body rod protein FlgG, with product MIRALWTSASGMIAQQLSLDVTANNLANVNTTGFKKNRAEFEDLMYQNMKIAGSPNQEGGRLPVGMQIGMGVRPVSVHKIFSQGDFQNTGNQLDLVIEGDGFFRIDRNGEETYTRNGAFKLDSDGRIVTDNGHPLQPEFVVPPETQNIVVTEDGRLTCVDKSGAEIAGTNIPVYTFVNPAGLKAVGRNLYVQTDGSGEAVESVPGQNSAGTLAQGFLEMSNVEIVEEMVNMIVGQRAYEANSKSITTADTLLQIANQLKR from the coding sequence ATGATTCGTGCTTTATGGACCAGCGCCTCGGGCATGATCGCCCAGCAGCTGAGTCTGGATGTCACGGCCAACAACCTGGCCAACGTGAACACCACCGGCTTCAAGAAGAACAGGGCGGAGTTCGAGGATCTGATGTATCAGAACATGAAGATCGCCGGATCGCCGAACCAGGAGGGTGGTCGTCTGCCCGTGGGCATGCAGATCGGCATGGGCGTGCGGCCCGTGTCCGTGCACAAGATTTTCAGTCAGGGTGATTTTCAGAACACGGGCAATCAGCTCGATCTGGTCATCGAAGGCGACGGCTTCTTCCGTATCGATCGCAACGGCGAGGAAACCTACACCAGAAACGGCGCCTTCAAGCTGGACAGCGACGGCCGCATCGTCACGGACAACGGGCACCCGCTGCAGCCGGAATTCGTGGTCCCGCCCGAAACCCAGAACATCGTGGTCACCGAGGACGGCCGTCTGACCTGCGTGGACAAGAGCGGAGCCGAAATCGCGGGCACGAACATTCCCGTGTACACCTTTGTCAATCCGGCGGGCCTGAAAGCCGTGGGCCGCAACCTCTACGTGCAGACCGACGGCTCCGGCGAGGCCGTGGAAAGCGTGCCCGGACAGAACAGCGCGGGCACTCTGGCTCAGGGCTTTCTGGAAATGTCCAACGTGGAGATCGTCGAGGAAATGGTGAACATGATCGTGGGGCAGCGGGCCTACGAGGCCAACTCCAAATCCATCACCACGGCCGACACGCTCCTGCAGATCGCCAATCAGCTGAAGAGGTAG
- the flgA gene encoding flagellar basal body P-ring formation chaperone FlgA: MLRCALALMFFLLAVPAAAERLTMVEALCVDGPAITLADLFRTEGPRGEALLTRFGAEPLLAAPGFEGARAVLSGPKLRELVVNRFGPGLPEITAPDQVQAQRGGQVFDARLLRPVIDRILTDALAHHEGEVEIREYRIADFLFVADKRPAQIRIVPAAAPAPGRISLNLEAVAGDGTVLRKFTGTVFADVWKTVPVAGRGLSRGDMLDAGLVGTARKNLARLPRPVWDGRGLPLRMRSSVSEGQVILADAVEPIPVVTRGQTLTLVYSGRSLTLSVPVESLEDGAVGGIIRLRNMQSRKIVTGRVVDAQTARVP, encoded by the coding sequence GTGCTCCGCTGCGCGCTGGCCCTGATGTTTTTCCTGCTGGCCGTTCCGGCGGCCGCCGAAAGGCTGACCATGGTCGAGGCTCTCTGCGTGGACGGCCCGGCCATCACTCTGGCGGATCTGTTCCGGACCGAAGGCCCGAGGGGCGAGGCTCTGCTGACCCGCTTCGGGGCGGAGCCCCTGCTGGCCGCGCCCGGATTCGAGGGCGCCAGGGCCGTGCTGAGCGGGCCGAAGCTGCGCGAGCTTGTCGTGAACCGATTTGGCCCTGGCCTGCCGGAGATCACGGCTCCGGATCAGGTGCAGGCCCAGCGCGGGGGACAGGTTTTCGACGCCCGTCTTCTGCGCCCCGTTATCGACAGGATTTTGACGGATGCCCTGGCCCATCACGAAGGCGAGGTGGAAATCCGGGAATACCGCATTGCGGATTTCCTGTTCGTGGCGGACAAAAGACCGGCCCAAATCCGCATCGTTCCGGCTGCCGCGCCCGCTCCGGGCCGGATCAGCCTGAATCTCGAAGCCGTGGCCGGAGACGGAACGGTGCTTCGGAAGTTTACGGGCACGGTTTTTGCCGATGTCTGGAAGACCGTGCCCGTGGCCGGTCGGGGACTGAGCCGGGGGGACATGCTGGACGCCGGGCTGGTCGGAACCGCCCGCAAAAATCTGGCCCGTCTGCCCCGTCCGGTCTGGGACGGCCGGGGGCTGCCTCTGCGCATGCGGTCCTCCGTAAGCGAAGGACAGGTCATCCTGGCCGACGCCGTGGAACCCATCCCCGTGGTCACCAGAGGGCAGACCCTGACCCTGGTCTATTCCGGCCGGAGTCTGACCCTGAGTGTACCGGTGGAGAGCCTGGAAGACGGGGCCGTGGGCGGGATCATCCGGCTGCGCAACATGCAGAGCCGCAAGATCGTCACCGGCCGGGTGGTGGACGCCCAGACCGCGCGGGTCCCGTAA
- the flgF gene encoding flagellar basal-body rod protein FlgF gives MQDSSYSAVFGALTQQHRLDVIANNLANVNTTGFKSDKLAFRDTFRRYAHDLLNPNQTLDQKVPWPRGYVLAQPRIAERVIDLSQGSLKSTGNPLDLAITGDGFFRVQTSGGEESLTRQGVFHRSAEGYIVDGHGNRLLGEGGPIQIPETGSVLVGGDGAVTVDGGLIDTISLVSVPDPGALEKMGNSLLRIRPDSGVQPLPAAEAAVEQGFLEAANVEVVSEMVNMIEALRAFEAYQKMISGAFEQDRKAITEVAAPR, from the coding sequence ATGCAAGACAGCAGCTACAGCGCAGTTTTCGGAGCCCTGACCCAGCAGCACAGGCTGGATGTCATCGCCAATAATTTGGCGAACGTGAACACCACCGGCTTCAAGTCGGACAAGCTGGCCTTCCGCGACACCTTCCGGCGGTATGCCCACGACCTGCTCAATCCCAACCAGACCCTGGATCAGAAAGTGCCGTGGCCCAGAGGATATGTCCTGGCCCAGCCCAGAATCGCCGAGCGGGTCATCGATCTGTCTCAGGGCAGCCTGAAAAGCACCGGAAACCCTCTGGATCTGGCCATTACCGGAGACGGATTTTTCCGGGTTCAGACTTCGGGAGGGGAAGAATCGCTGACCCGTCAGGGCGTGTTTCACCGTTCCGCCGAAGGATACATCGTGGATGGCCACGGCAATCGGCTTCTGGGGGAGGGCGGTCCCATCCAGATTCCGGAGACGGGTTCCGTGCTCGTGGGCGGCGACGGGGCCGTGACCGTGGATGGTGGGCTCATCGACACCATTTCCCTGGTTTCGGTGCCCGATCCCGGAGCTCTGGAAAAGATGGGAAACTCCCTGTTGCGCATCCGCCCGGATTCGGGCGTGCAGCCCCTCCCGGCGGCGGAAGCCGCGGTGGAACAGGGATTTCTGGAGGCGGCCAATGTGGAGGTGGTGTCCGAGATGGTCAACATGATCGAGGCTCTGCGGGCCTTCGAGGCCTACCAGAAGATGATTTCCGGCGCATTTGAGCAGGACAGGAAGGCCATCACCGAAGTCGCGGCTCCGCGCTAG
- a CDS encoding flagellar basal body L-ring protein FlgH codes for MSVCRKICCMAAVAFLLAGCRASGRPPMPAAIVTPPPQERVSAVENPGSLYDPDGAGMLFADSRARRVGDIVLIKVLETTLAKNKATTTTDKAGKLSLGVESFLGKDKLPLIPGAVGAAPLVKAGSSNAFEGEGETKRESTLMTTVAARVSRVMGSGLMEVVGARETRVNGETQIVVVQGVVRARDIDADNTILSTSMAEARIELYGEGVLAEKQRQGWLGRILDNVWPF; via the coding sequence ATGAGTGTTTGCCGGAAAATCTGCTGCATGGCCGCCGTGGCCTTTCTGCTCGCCGGGTGCCGGGCTTCCGGGCGTCCGCCCATGCCTGCCGCCATTGTGACCCCGCCGCCGCAGGAACGCGTGTCGGCGGTGGAAAATCCCGGTTCCCTCTACGATCCGGACGGAGCGGGCATGCTCTTTGCCGATTCCAGGGCCAGACGGGTGGGCGATATCGTGCTCATAAAGGTGCTGGAGACCACTCTGGCCAAGAACAAGGCCACCACCACCACCGACAAGGCGGGCAAGCTGAGCCTCGGGGTGGAATCCTTTCTGGGCAAGGACAAGCTGCCGCTCATTCCCGGAGCGGTGGGGGCCGCGCCGCTGGTCAAGGCCGGGTCGTCCAACGCCTTTGAGGGCGAGGGCGAGACCAAGCGCGAGAGCACCCTCATGACCACCGTGGCCGCCCGGGTCAGCCGGGTCATGGGCTCGGGACTCATGGAAGTGGTCGGAGCGCGGGAAACGCGGGTCAACGGCGAGACGCAGATCGTCGTGGTCCAGGGTGTGGTCCGGGCCAGGGATATCGACGCGGACAACACCATTTTGTCCACCAGCATGGCCGAGGCGCGTATCGAGCTCTACGGCGAGGGCGTGCTGGCGGAAAAGCAGCGGCAGGGATGGCTGGGGAGGATACTGGACAATGTGTGGCCGTTCTAG
- a CDS encoding YlxR family protein has protein sequence MTNPKNPAPITTRSDAPSRETGPVRMCVICRKRFPKGELQRFTCPVHGELVLTVDSSGKRPGRGFYLCRDAACRNKFERYKGWQKKCKGVGHVHE, from the coding sequence ATGACGAACCCGAAGAATCCGGCGCCGATTACGACGAGGTCTGACGCCCCGTCACGGGAAACCGGCCCGGTACGCATGTGCGTCATCTGCCGGAAGCGGTTCCCCAAGGGAGAACTGCAGAGATTTACCTGCCCTGTCCACGGAGAACTCGTCCTGACCGTTGACAGTTCCGGGAAAAGACCGGGACGGGGTTTTTATTTGTGCCGCGACGCGGCGTGCCGGAACAAGTTCGAGCGATACAAGGGCTGGCAGAAGAAATGCAAGGGGGTTGGGCATGTCCACGAATAA
- the flgK gene encoding flagellar hook-associated protein FlgK, with protein MPGALSLLDIGKKSLLANQAAIGVVGNNVSNANTEGYSRQKVRFEDGHYLNHKPGQLGTGANAAEVLRCFDEFIESQYNGKMSEQQRWDKLAENLKSVEMILNESGNSGINSAMTEFWKGWHTLSQSPDSNSARTALMGLASNLERAIKAADGSLARLQEQADDLIAKDVEAINGILVQIAEINTKINIDEETGKNNANGLRDKRAALVRQLAEKMDIRYIDHGRGNVTIMTTAGHTLVDRGEHFRLAFEGMQSIMDRKEGSTFEGSVQFTGSSSHEYTLEVVKGGRVGQGATFRVSIDGGVTWLTDALGGGFPVAGYNGRVTLPGGDVTVSFGGRGELVAGDRFQVLPKRTLFWYETSSSAVNITPQILPDGQDNDRRLTGGSLAGYFQFRDAGIGAYREKLDTLASSLVWEVNRIHSQGAGLGRFSEVTATYEASRSDSALGGREARLTYGERLSGGNLMAYLYSGAGEKAVSAVNLDFGGGQGFDPMRHTLKDVAAAFDAVDGLSASIVDGRLQIKADKGFEFAFGSDSTGLLAALGINTFFDGSDARTLAVNQVVRSNLALVNAGHVNGAGEMNSGDNATALALAELQRKNVSMHSVTEGNVWQPLGEYFSSLVAKAGSDSQSAKFNAQYHKALVSDLRARQDAVSGVNLDEEMTSLIRLQHAYTAAAKMITTADSMLQVLLGLRH; from the coding sequence ATGCCGGGCGCACTCTCGCTGCTCGATATCGGGAAAAAATCCCTGCTGGCCAATCAGGCCGCCATCGGCGTGGTGGGCAACAACGTCTCCAACGCCAACACCGAAGGCTACAGCAGGCAGAAAGTCCGCTTCGAGGACGGCCACTATCTCAATCACAAGCCAGGCCAACTGGGTACGGGTGCTAATGCCGCCGAGGTGCTCCGCTGCTTCGACGAATTCATCGAATCCCAGTACAACGGGAAGATGTCGGAGCAGCAGCGCTGGGACAAGCTTGCCGAGAATCTGAAAAGCGTGGAGATGATTCTGAACGAGTCCGGCAATTCGGGCATCAACTCCGCCATGACCGAGTTCTGGAAGGGCTGGCATACCCTGTCCCAGAGCCCGGACAGCAACAGCGCGCGTACGGCCCTCATGGGCCTGGCTTCCAATCTGGAGCGCGCCATCAAGGCGGCGGACGGCAGTCTGGCCCGGCTGCAGGAACAGGCCGACGATCTCATCGCCAAGGATGTGGAGGCCATAAACGGCATTCTGGTCCAGATCGCCGAGATCAACACCAAGATCAATATCGACGAGGAGACGGGCAAGAACAACGCCAACGGCCTGCGCGACAAGCGGGCCGCCCTGGTCCGCCAGCTGGCCGAGAAGATGGACATCCGCTACATCGACCACGGTCGGGGCAATGTGACCATCATGACCACGGCCGGGCACACTCTGGTGGACAGGGGAGAGCATTTCCGGCTGGCCTTCGAGGGCATGCAGAGCATCATGGACCGCAAGGAGGGTTCGACCTTCGAGGGTTCCGTGCAGTTCACCGGCTCCTCTTCGCACGAATACACGCTGGAAGTGGTCAAAGGCGGCCGGGTGGGCCAGGGCGCGACTTTCCGGGTGTCCATCGACGGCGGCGTCACCTGGCTTACGGATGCTCTCGGCGGCGGGTTTCCCGTCGCCGGTTACAACGGCCGGGTGACCCTGCCCGGTGGGGACGTGACCGTTTCTTTCGGCGGACGTGGAGAACTGGTCGCGGGAGACAGGTTTCAGGTTCTGCCCAAGCGTACGTTGTTCTGGTACGAAACTTCTTCCTCCGCGGTAAACATCACGCCTCAGATTCTGCCCGACGGGCAGGACAATGACCGCCGCCTGACGGGCGGGAGCCTGGCCGGATACTTCCAGTTTCGCGACGCCGGGATCGGCGCGTACCGCGAAAAGCTGGACACGCTCGCTTCCAGCCTGGTCTGGGAAGTGAACAGGATTCATTCCCAGGGGGCCGGACTCGGACGTTTTTCCGAAGTCACGGCCACCTATGAGGCGTCGCGTTCCGATTCCGCCCTGGGCGGCCGCGAAGCCAGACTGACTTACGGAGAACGGCTGAGCGGCGGCAACCTGATGGCCTATCTTTATTCCGGTGCCGGCGAAAAGGCTGTGAGCGCCGTGAATCTCGACTTCGGCGGCGGACAGGGTTTCGATCCGATGAGACACACTCTGAAGGATGTGGCCGCCGCATTCGACGCCGTGGATGGCCTGAGCGCATCCATCGTGGATGGCCGCCTGCAGATCAAGGCCGACAAGGGCTTCGAGTTCGCCTTCGGGTCGGACTCCACGGGGCTTCTGGCCGCTTTGGGCATCAACACCTTTTTCGACGGCTCCGATGCCCGGACGCTGGCCGTCAATCAGGTGGTCCGTTCCAACCTGGCCCTGGTCAATGCGGGACATGTGAACGGCGCCGGAGAAATGAACTCGGGCGACAACGCCACGGCTCTGGCCCTGGCTGAACTGCAGCGCAAGAACGTGTCCATGCACAGCGTGACCGAAGGAAACGTCTGGCAGCCGCTGGGAGAATATTTTTCCTCTCTGGTGGCCAAGGCCGGTTCCGATTCCCAGAGCGCAAAGTTCAATGCGCAATACCACAAGGCTCTGGTTTCGGATCTGAGGGCTCGTCAGGACGCCGTTTCGGGCGTGAACCTGGACGAGGAGATGACCAGTCTGATCAGACTTCAGCATGCCTACACCGCGGCGGCCAAGATGATCACCACGGCTGATTCCATGCTGCAGGTGCTGCTCGGACTCAGGCATTAG